The stretch of DNA AGACAATGTTCACACCGACAGGAACTAAAGATGTTGAATTAGCTTATACAGCTACTAATACACTTGGTGAGGCTTATAAACTAACAGCCGCTGACAAAACAAGTGGAGCTGTACAATTCTTAAGTTCAGACAACACGATCTTAAACCCAGCGGATATCTCAATCGATACTAACAATAAAATTAAAATCGCTAAATTTGGTAAAGCTGGTACTGTTACATTGACAGCACTTACACCAGCTACCGGTGCATCAACTACAACTACTGTCGTAGTAAATGAAGATGCTGGCGCAGCATACGGATTAACTTTAGAAAAAGCTGCAGCAGACTTCCCAGCTGGTTCCATAACGCCATTCTATGTAACACAAACTGTGGTTGATAAGTATGGTACTGCTATTGCACAGAAAGACTTAAAAACAGCAGATTATACCGTCTCAACAAATAACAGTTCAGTTGCTACTGCAGCATTTGAAATTACACCAGGTACTGACTATGGTAAAATCAAAATCACTCCAGCCGCTGCAGCTGTCAAAGGTAACTCAGCAACGATTACTGTAACTGTCAATGCTACTGGTAATCAGGCAACATTATTAGTGACTGCTAGTGATGCAGCTGTACCATCAAGTGTTGACACCAAAAAGAATACAACCGTTTCAACTAACATGTTAACTGGTGCAACACAAACATTGAGTTTTGATGTAAAAGACCAATACTCCACAACCTACACAGCAGGCGTAGCAGGATATACTGTTGAGTACACAACCAGTGATTCTAGTGTTATTGCAATCACTTCTAACGAAACTGCAAAAGATGCTATAAATACAGCTGCAGTTGATGTGAAAGCACTGAAAGCTGGTTCTGCTACCATTAAGGCTACATTGAAAAAAGATAGCGTAGCAGTTGCTGAAAAGGCTTACACGATCACAGCTATAGCAAATAGCTCTGCCGGACTTACTTACAGTGTAGAAGCGCCAACTCCTGCATATAAAGGATTACTTTCTAAGGATATCGTTGGCGAAACACTTGGTGATGCTGGTGCCGCAACCTTAACAACAAACGCTGATAAAGAGCGTGCTATTAAATCTGGTTATGCAGCAGAAGTTGCTCTGTATGCAACAGATGCAAATGGCGTAAAAACCTTAGTTCCATCTAGCGCCTTAGTCGGAGGAGCCCCAACTATTACTCAAGCACAAAAAGCGGATGGAACAGGTGCTGCGACTGTTCAGGTAGCTGTATTTGAATATAATAATAAATACTACGTATATACCTCAACAGCAGCCGCTGCAACTGACTTTGAAGTTACTGTAAATGGTACTAAAGTTACACAAGATGTAAAAGCAAAACTAGAGTTTACAATCAACGCAGATGATACTATCAAAACTATTTCACAAGATGTCACAATTTCAAAAGATGCTTTAAAAGCACAATCCATCGAATTTAAATCAGCTGCACCTGGAACAACCACTGCAACTGATGTAACAGCAATCACTGTAGCTGACTACGCTGCATATACGACTGCGCTAACTACAAAGGCTTATGTATGGGTAAAAGACCAATTTGGTGGCTACTCATTATCTGATACAGGTACTGAAGCTTCTGCCTTCTTATCTGTCGTAGACTTAACAGATGTAACAGGCGCAAGTAACGACACAGTAGTTATTGGTGGGGCAGCTGCTGCACAAGATGGTGTAATTACTATTACTGATACCGGTAGTAATACTGTAATCAATAAAAATGGCGGTGTAGTACGTATTATTGCTAAGACTGGAGCTTTAACAGACTTTATCAACTTAACAATTGGGAAAGAGAACGTAAAACCAACACTTGACTCAGTAGTATTAGCAAACGGTAGTGGAACTGCAGCAACATTGGACGTTAATGACACTATTACATTAACATTCAGTGAAGCAATGACAACTACTGGAAATGCAACTTTTGCTATGACAAACGGTGTTGTAACCTTACTTGATACCACTACATTAACATTTGGTACAGTAGGTGTTAATGCTGGAACTGGAACGGTTGCATGGAGCGCAGATGGTAAAGTCGCTACATTGACTTTCACTGCTGTAACAGATGCAACAACCGCTCCATCAGGTGCTGTTACTCCTGGAGCAGTTGTGTTAAAGGATGCTAATGGCAACCTAACTGCAACAACAGCTAGTGCTGCCGCAACAGGCACATTCTAGGCTCAAGGAAATTCAATGCTCTAGAAAACACAATCTGATGGTTCTTTTGTTGAAAACCGTCCAGTGCACTAACTAAACCAGAACAAAAAAAGCCCGGGTGGTCCCAAAGCGGATCGCCCGGTCTTTTGTTTATTGGGTTCGCTTGGCATAAGGCAAAGGGGCTGGCGTGGCCCAAGTGGAATATTAGTGGGCTTGGCTAGTGAATAAAGCTAGCCCGGCGGGTTGGCCTGATAGGGGTTATCTGGGTACCTGGTTGGCCGGGAACATAGAATGGCCGCGAGTTTTGCCCAGTTTGTGCAGGAATATAAATAATACTGATTACACGGCAAACCAGGGGGACGGTTCCTGCGGTTTGCGAGAACACAAGTGCTCGGGACAAACCAGAGGGACGGTTCTGGAAAAACACAAGGGGACGGTTCTGTTGTGCAGTAGATAACCGTCCGGCGCACTAACTAACCAAACAACCAAACAGCCCGGGAGGTCCTACACGGATCGCCCGGCTGTTTTTTATTGGGCGGGGTGCGCAGGAACGCTGGGTATAAAGGAAAGAGGCCAGCGTGGGGTTGAGGAGGGCGAGATTGGTAGGCAGCCCGGCAGGTAGGCCTGATTGGGGTTATCTGGCTACCTGGTTGGCTAGTAAATGCGGGGGATAGTTGAGCATGAAAAAACACCTTACAGGTAGAAATACTTGTAGGGTGTTTTTTTTTATTTCTCCAGGCTAGTTTTATCGGCAGCTCCGCCGGAACGTATCCACTCATCCACTTCGGAAATCTTAAATTTCCAAAGCCGTCCAACCTTGTGCGCTGGCATGTTACGGTGGTTAATCCACTGAAGTATAGTTTCCCGGCTCACATCAAGATAGTCAGTTATAGTGGCCATTGATGACCATTTTTCTATGTTGTCCATTGTTAAATCCTCCAGATTATCAGCGCACACCATGTAAGAATCCATAGCGGCCATGTTCTGTGTCCTTTGTAAAAGTGATTAGGTTGGCACCGGTATAATCCAAATCCGGGGGTTCGTTTTCAACAATAATAACTTGACCTTTATGCTGGTTATCAAGCAGATATTGGAATAGGCCTGCTTTCATACTATCCGGTGCGCTCTCATCCCCTCGTTCCTTTAATGAGAGGATAGGTGAATCCACAACCAATAGTCCCGGCGCATATTTCCCCTGCTCCACCAAATATTCCATGAGTGTGACTGCAAGTACAGTATTTAAGAACGCCCGATACCCTTTACCAAAACTTTCCTTTGGTTTTCCGTTTACAACCACATCAAATTCCCTAGGGTCAAAAAATGCAGATCCAAATCCCTCGTACATACACAAATCCAAAATATCGTTTAGGCGTTCATCTAGCGTGCCTAAAATATTGCTGCTGAACTGGTTCTTTATTTTAAATTCTAACTGTGATTCATCCTCCATTTGTACGTTGAATAGCTCAGTCTTTATGTTAGTTTCAAATTTGTCAATAACAGTTGTTTCATTTTGGATTTCGATGGCCCGGCGATATTCAGCCAATGTTTTCTTAAGTGCTGCCACCTTGGGCTTTAGTTCACTGTTGAGTAAATCTTCGATCCCCCATCTTTCATGATTCAAATCTGCAAGCCTTGCCTCAAGAGCAGAGCGCTCTTTGACGATGTCTTCATTGGCCTCCTTAAGATCGGAAAGTTGCAGCTGTATTCTATGCAGTTCC from Desulfoscipio gibsoniae DSM 7213 encodes:
- a CDS encoding beta strand repeat-containing protein, with product MRVCGVFNIHETRGFSAINANKIKVTFNKAVEDTTKATFAVKRGTVTEEVAVTWNEAKTEATLTKTGNFTPAEYTVTVGGVVEATNTVTIAAEEVKSVVINTTQLQKSATAPVSIDFINQYGEKATVAANDTKLTLTAYNKTAGVALAQVPAKFQFNAAAATLKDEVVITVMYKGITQTATAIVVNAATVGNVTLGEAVLPTGKTMFTPTGTKDVELAYTATNTLGEAYKLTAADKTSGAVQFLSSDNTILNPADISIDTNNKIKIAKFGKAGTVTLTALTPATGASTTTTVVVNEDAGAAYGLTLEKAAADFPAGSITPFYVTQTVVDKYGTAIAQKDLKTADYTVSTNNSSVATAAFEITPGTDYGKIKITPAAAAVKGNSATITVTVNATGNQATLLVTASDAAVPSSVDTKKNTTVSTNMLTGATQTLSFDVKDQYSTTYTAGVAGYTVEYTTSDSSVIAITSNETAKDAINTAAVDVKALKAGSATIKATLKKDSVAVAEKAYTITAIANSSAGLTYSVEAPTPAYKGLLSKDIVGETLGDAGAATLTTNADKERAIKSGYAAEVALYATDANGVKTLVPSSALVGGAPTITQAQKADGTGAATVQVAVFEYNNKYYVYTSTAAAATDFEVTVNGTKVTQDVKAKLEFTINADDTIKTISQDVTISKDALKAQSIEFKSAAPGTTTATDVTAITVADYAAYTTALTTKAYVWVKDQFGGYSLSDTGTEASAFLSVVDLTDVTGASNDTVVIGGAAAAQDGVITITDTGSNTVINKNGGVVRIIAKTGALTDFINLTIGKENVKPTLDSVVLANGSGTAATLDVNDTITLTFSEAMTTTGNATFAMTNGVVTLLDTTTLTFGTVGVNAGTGTVAWSADGKVATLTFTAVTDATTAPSGAVTPGAVVLKDANGNLTATTASAAATGTF
- a CDS encoding helix-turn-helix domain-containing protein; the protein is MDNIEKWSSMATITDYLDVSRETILQWINHRNMPAHKVGRLWKFKISEVDEWIRSGGAADKTSLEK